In one window of Methanosarcina vacuolata Z-761 DNA:
- a CDS encoding ribonuclease Z has protein sequence MLRIIFLGTGGSLPTRNRNPSAVMVNREGELILFDCGEGTQQQMMRAKTGMMNLSSIFVSHFHADHFLGIPGLIQTMSFMGRKDPLLIYGPEGTREFTELFKALGYFNLKYEVQGIQLKPGDVVEREQYVIRALKTEHSISSLGYALIEKPRPGRFNREKAIELGIPPGPLFAKLQKGNKVEVNGKTVKPEDVMGNLRPGRTVVYSGDTRPCKPVLEASRDADVLIHDGSFADDMADWAEESKHSTAGEVAALAKEAKVRSLVLTHISSRYTDDVEPLLTDSKKVFENVIIAEDLMEIEVPYMSK, from the coding sequence ATGCTTCGTATAATTTTTCTTGGTACTGGAGGTTCTCTTCCAACCCGCAACAGAAACCCATCGGCAGTAATGGTTAATAGGGAAGGAGAGCTTATCCTGTTCGACTGTGGAGAAGGAACCCAGCAGCAGATGATGAGGGCAAAGACAGGGATGATGAACCTGTCCTCTATTTTTGTCAGTCATTTCCATGCGGACCATTTTCTGGGAATTCCTGGCCTGATCCAGACTATGTCTTTTATGGGAAGGAAAGACCCCCTTCTGATTTATGGCCCTGAGGGAACAAGGGAATTTACTGAGCTTTTTAAAGCCCTTGGCTACTTCAACCTTAAGTACGAAGTCCAGGGCATCCAGTTGAAACCCGGAGATGTTGTTGAAAGAGAACAATATGTGATCCGGGCTTTAAAAACCGAACACAGCATCTCAAGCCTCGGATACGCCCTTATAGAAAAACCTCGCCCAGGGCGTTTCAACAGGGAAAAGGCGATAGAACTGGGGATTCCTCCAGGTCCTCTTTTCGCAAAATTGCAAAAAGGAAACAAGGTAGAAGTCAATGGAAAGACCGTAAAACCTGAGGATGTAATGGGGAATTTACGGCCGGGGCGAACTGTTGTATATAGTGGAGATACCAGGCCCTGCAAGCCCGTTCTCGAAGCCAGCCGGGATGCAGATGTGCTGATACATGACGGAAGTTTTGCGGACGATATGGCAGATTGGGCTGAAGAGTCAAAACATTCGACAGCAGGAGAAGTTGCAGCTCTTGCAAAGGAGGCAAAAGTCAGGAGTTTGGTCCTTACCCATATCAGCTCCCGGTATACTGATGATGTTGAACCTCTTCTGACCGATTCGAAGAAAGTGTTTGAAAATGTAATTATAGCCGAAGACCTGATGGAAATTGAAGTCCCGTACATGTCGAAATAA
- a CDS encoding uroporphyrinogen-III synthase, protein MAEEKRPVLAIMRPESYREKSEALAQDYGFEPLYASMIQLEGIKDEGFEPFIQRVLEGSSDYVVFTSANGISFTLDKLSETEKKDFITALKKIKVIAIGPNTEKELIKIGIDNSFLPGDYSSKGIVEALCPEVAGKTVDLARSSFGAKVLIEGLEKCGATVYETHVYTLSIPEGAIQRELIERTLAGEVDAFAFTSSMMVKGFMKHAKELGAEETIKESLSRAVVGAIGTPTGNTLKKYGVNADVIPEEFTFEALIKAMKKEL, encoded by the coding sequence ATGGCAGAAGAAAAAAGACCTGTTCTCGCAATTATGAGGCCGGAAAGCTACAGGGAAAAATCAGAGGCGCTTGCGCAAGATTACGGTTTTGAGCCCTTATATGCCTCCATGATCCAGCTTGAAGGCATAAAAGATGAAGGGTTTGAGCCCTTTATCCAAAGAGTCCTTGAGGGATCTTCGGATTATGTAGTCTTTACCAGTGCAAACGGAATAAGTTTTACTCTAGACAAGCTTTCTGAAACTGAAAAGAAAGATTTCATTACAGCGCTTAAAAAAATCAAGGTAATTGCCATCGGGCCTAATACGGAAAAAGAACTCATAAAAATAGGAATTGACAACTCTTTTTTGCCGGGAGATTACAGTTCCAAAGGAATTGTAGAAGCTCTCTGTCCCGAGGTCGCAGGAAAGACGGTGGACCTTGCCAGGAGCTCTTTTGGGGCTAAAGTCTTAATAGAAGGGCTTGAAAAGTGCGGAGCTACGGTTTATGAGACCCACGTATACACTCTCAGTATTCCTGAAGGAGCGATCCAGAGAGAGTTGATAGAGCGCACGCTCGCAGGGGAAGTGGATGCTTTTGCTTTTACAAGTTCGATGATGGTTAAAGGCTTTATGAAGCATGCTAAAGAGCTGGGAGCAGAGGAAACCATAAAAGAATCTCTCAGCAGGGCCGTGGTAGGAGCTATAGGAACGCCTACAGGAAATACCCTGAAAAAATATGGTGTCAATGCGGACGTGATCCCTGAAGAGTTTACCTTCGAAGCCCTGATAAAGGCTATGAAAAAAGAGCTATGA
- the cobA gene encoding uroporphyrinogen-III C-methyltransferase: protein MSENYGKVYLVGSGPGDPELLTLKARRLIDSAEVIVFDQLPGKAILDSMPTSAEKIDVGKYAGNHTMTQAEINEVLVQKAKEGKMVVRLKGGDPYVFGRGGEEAEVLVAEGIEFEVVPGITSAIAVPAYAGIPVTHRESTSMVTFITGHEDPTKEESGLDWETLAKFGGTIVILMGVKMLGRNAEELMKHGKAPDTPVAVIERGTRADQRVTIGTLANIASLAEERKVKAPAITVVGDVVRLHDILGEQRTGADF, encoded by the coding sequence ATGTCAGAAAATTACGGAAAAGTCTATCTTGTGGGTTCTGGTCCAGGCGACCCTGAGCTCCTTACCCTGAAAGCCCGCCGGCTAATTGACAGTGCTGAAGTAATTGTTTTTGACCAGCTTCCTGGAAAAGCTATTCTTGACTCAATGCCGACAAGTGCGGAAAAAATTGATGTTGGGAAATACGCCGGCAACCATACCATGACCCAGGCTGAGATTAATGAAGTGCTTGTGCAGAAAGCAAAAGAAGGAAAGATGGTAGTCAGGCTTAAAGGAGGAGATCCCTATGTCTTCGGAAGAGGCGGAGAAGAAGCCGAAGTGCTTGTAGCCGAAGGAATTGAGTTTGAAGTTGTGCCTGGGATTACTTCTGCGATAGCAGTGCCTGCTTATGCCGGAATTCCTGTAACTCACAGGGAAAGCACCTCTATGGTTACTTTCATCACAGGGCATGAAGATCCTACAAAAGAAGAAAGCGGACTTGACTGGGAAACCCTGGCAAAATTCGGCGGAACAATTGTAATCCTTATGGGTGTGAAGATGCTCGGCCGGAATGCAGAAGAACTCATGAAGCACGGCAAAGCCCCGGATACTCCTGTTGCAGTCATTGAGAGAGGAACCAGGGCCGACCAGAGAGTAACTATAGGGACCCTTGCAAACATCGCCAGCCTAGCAGAAGAAAGGAAAGTAAAGGCTCCAGCTATTACGGTTGTAGGGGATGTTGTACGCCTGCACGATATTCTCGGGGAACAGCGGACAGGAGCTGACTTTTAA
- a CDS encoding AAA family ATPase codes for MRPVSQRVNAKKTHESNTEFGRSTSELLILKPEGYPLSGMMDEYPVIENRDVFEFYAREQWNGYVARKGDYLFDRRMFPDFAYRIIDVEPAESIIGTSTSIIVTEEENGLPSSAEIKSSVKFEDIIGQELAKQKCRLIERFLEEPERFGKWAPRNILFFGPSGTGKTMLAKGLANKTDVPIIPVKATQLIGEYVGDGARQIHQLYDRAEEMAPCIIFIDELDAIALDRKFQELRGDVSEIVNALLTEMDGIVERDGVCTICSTNRIYSLDSAIRSRFEEEIEFVLPGEEEVIMIFESNVKTFPLQVEDCNFRALAKKANGLSGRDLVEKVLKTALHQAIIEEREIVTNKDLENALAKLGRKDTPQGPSELYV; via the coding sequence GTGCGACCAGTCTCACAAAGAGTGAACGCGAAAAAGACTCATGAAAGTAATACCGAGTTTGGGAGATCTACCTCTGAGCTTCTGATTCTGAAGCCTGAAGGTTATCCGTTAAGCGGCATGATGGACGAATATCCTGTTATTGAAAATCGGGATGTTTTTGAATTCTATGCCCGAGAACAGTGGAATGGATATGTTGCTCGTAAAGGAGATTATCTCTTTGATCGGCGGATGTTCCCGGATTTTGCTTACCGTATCATAGATGTGGAACCTGCAGAATCCATAATAGGAACTTCAACCTCAATTATTGTAACTGAAGAAGAAAATGGGCTTCCCTCCTCGGCAGAAATAAAGAGTAGCGTTAAATTTGAAGACATAATCGGGCAGGAACTTGCAAAGCAAAAGTGCAGGCTGATTGAACGTTTCCTTGAAGAGCCCGAACGCTTTGGGAAATGGGCGCCAAGAAATATCCTCTTTTTCGGGCCTTCCGGCACCGGAAAGACCATGCTTGCAAAGGGTCTTGCGAACAAAACCGATGTCCCCATCATTCCTGTTAAAGCTACACAGCTGATAGGGGAATATGTGGGAGATGGAGCCCGCCAGATTCATCAGCTTTATGACCGAGCAGAAGAGATGGCTCCCTGTATAATCTTTATTGACGAGCTCGATGCCATAGCCCTGGATCGAAAATTCCAGGAGTTGAGAGGAGATGTTAGTGAAATTGTAAACGCTCTTCTGACCGAAATGGATGGCATAGTAGAACGCGATGGAGTATGTACTATCTGCTCTACAAACAGGATCTATTCCCTGGACTCAGCTATAAGAAGCAGGTTCGAAGAAGAAATTGAGTTTGTTCTTCCTGGAGAAGAAGAAGTCATCATGATATTCGAGTCAAATGTAAAAACCTTCCCATTGCAGGTAGAGGACTGTAACTTCCGGGCACTTGCAAAGAAAGCAAATGGACTTTCGGGCAGAGACCTTGTTGAAAAGGTTTTAAAAACTGCTCTTCACCAGGCAATTATAGAAGAGCGTGAAATAGTAACAAACAAGGATCTTGAAAATGCGCTTGCAAAACTTGGCAGGAAAGACACACCTCAAGGCCCTTCTGAGCTTTACGTTTGA
- a CDS encoding alpha-amylase family glycosyl hydrolase — MENLPNEPELLPLHKLGARKDEQTFGKINFGLFLPGISEEGEYELFVRVIHEKDQFLQDIPPMDFEMEHSIDPDYGDYWSATINIEAKDKLKPFSAWGTPGKYVYRYCLKTPKNPELIDWIIDPFAREFGVGKLSAFTLGYEHYTWDKNELEWKTPFINDIVLYELMINEFGDDIKGTIDHLDYLADLGINCIELMPLSNVEKRIDWGFAPIGYFGVDERFGNRKDMQELIDKAHQKGIAVIVDSVYAHTSHLFPYYYVYNQLGYPQNENPFMGPFAENAFGISTDFNQKFTRDFFLTVNNHWLDRYHVDGFRYDYVPGYWLENEENGYTKLVRDTYQLVKAKKGSSDHWQRFFEGEFVNLIQCAEQLQKPVEILNKTYSNCTWQNETLDAARGIYGNCEKLTKLGSLFGLSGYPGEIPNNGDKITKTALQYLENHDHSRFICNFGTIASDNELLKEGYRALWYKVQPYLIGMFAAKGIPMLWQGQEFGENYWLPQEGWGRVLLYRPVRWEYFYTSEGRSLVNLVRRLVKLRRNNPQFTRGEHYFYNDYTLYQSRNVMMFSRTYKGVFSLVALNFGAQDQVVYFKFPSNGNYREELHGQDNLKGVSAGKDVQLSIPSNYGKIWTLAV; from the coding sequence GTGGAAAACTTGCCAAATGAACCTGAACTTCTGCCGCTCCATAAGCTTGGGGCACGGAAAGATGAACAAACTTTTGGGAAAATAAATTTTGGGCTTTTTTTACCAGGTATTTCGGAAGAGGGAGAATATGAACTCTTTGTGAGAGTTATTCATGAAAAGGACCAGTTCCTTCAGGATATACCTCCAATGGACTTTGAAATGGAACATTCGATAGACCCAGATTACGGGGACTACTGGTCTGCAACGATAAATATTGAAGCTAAAGATAAGCTAAAGCCATTTTCTGCGTGGGGAACCCCTGGAAAATATGTCTATCGATATTGCCTTAAAACTCCAAAAAATCCAGAGCTTATTGACTGGATTATCGACCCCTTTGCCAGGGAATTCGGGGTTGGGAAATTATCTGCTTTCACTCTCGGGTACGAACACTATACGTGGGACAAAAATGAACTGGAATGGAAAACCCCTTTCATAAATGACATTGTCCTTTACGAACTCATGATCAACGAGTTTGGGGATGATATAAAAGGGACGATTGACCATCTGGATTACCTCGCAGACCTCGGAATTAATTGTATAGAACTGATGCCTCTTTCAAACGTTGAGAAAAGGATAGACTGGGGATTTGCACCGATTGGGTATTTCGGGGTGGACGAACGTTTCGGAAATCGAAAAGATATGCAAGAATTGATCGATAAGGCTCACCAGAAAGGCATCGCGGTCATAGTAGATTCGGTTTACGCACATACAAGCCATCTTTTTCCGTATTACTATGTTTACAACCAACTTGGATACCCTCAGAATGAAAATCCCTTCATGGGCCCTTTTGCTGAAAACGCTTTTGGAATAAGTACAGACTTTAATCAGAAATTTACCAGGGATTTCTTTTTAACAGTCAACAATCACTGGCTTGACCGTTATCATGTAGATGGTTTTAGATACGACTACGTTCCCGGTTACTGGCTGGAGAATGAGGAAAATGGCTACACCAAACTTGTAAGGGATACATACCAGCTTGTTAAGGCAAAAAAAGGCTCTTCTGATCACTGGCAGCGATTTTTTGAAGGAGAGTTTGTAAACCTAATCCAGTGCGCTGAGCAGCTTCAGAAACCTGTTGAAATCCTGAATAAAACCTATAGTAACTGTACCTGGCAAAACGAAACCCTGGATGCGGCCAGAGGAATATATGGAAATTGTGAAAAATTGACCAAGCTTGGTTCCCTCTTCGGACTCTCAGGCTATCCAGGAGAAATTCCGAACAATGGAGATAAGATTACAAAAACCGCTCTTCAGTATCTGGAAAATCACGATCATTCCCGGTTTATCTGTAATTTTGGAACAATAGCCAGTGATAATGAGCTTTTGAAGGAAGGCTATCGCGCCCTCTGGTATAAGGTACAGCCTTATCTGATAGGCATGTTTGCAGCAAAGGGCATTCCAATGTTATGGCAGGGGCAAGAGTTTGGGGAAAACTACTGGCTTCCTCAAGAAGGATGGGGAAGAGTGCTTTTGTACAGACCTGTGCGCTGGGAATATTTTTATACGTCTGAAGGTCGGTCCCTAGTTAATCTTGTCAGGAGACTGGTTAAGCTTCGCAGGAATAACCCTCAGTTTACCAGAGGAGAGCATTATTTCTACAATGATTATACCTTATATCAGTCCCGAAATGTCATGATGTTTTCCCGGACTTACAAAGGTGTTTTCAGCCTGGTTGCATTGAACTTCGGAGCCCAGGATCAGGTGGTTTATTTCAAGTTTCCATCTAATGGTAATTACCGGGAAGAACTTCATGGTCAGGATAATTTAAAAGGGGTTTCTGCAGGAAAGGACGTACAGCTTAGCATTCCCAGCAACTATGGAAAAATATGGACATTGGCAGTTTGA